One window from the genome of Candidatus Zixiibacteriota bacterium encodes:
- a CDS encoding GNAT family N-acetyltransferase, with amino-acid sequence MDRHKLDRLFDPRRIALIGVTINPNSVGGKVLANLVAGGYRGVVYPVNPDSEAVMGIPCYPSVAALPRTPDLAVICAPAEKVPAAVLECGRAGILGIIILSAGFKETGPEGAALEQEIRAARRQFPGMRIIGPNCLGLIVPSRNLNISFAGGMPRAGNVAFLSQSGALCTSVLDWAMEGRIGFSHFVSIGNTIDVDFGDLIDYFGADDSTRSIILYIESIARAPRFMTAARAFARTKPIIAFKAGRFPESAQVAASHTGALASEDAVYDAAFQRIGLARVYHLANIFDCVQLIGRNRIPTGPNLGIVTNAGGPGVIAADALIAAKGSLARLSDDTLAQLNAALPSSWSHGNPVDILGDATSKRLEKAAQIVLADPAVEALLVILTPQAMTNVTAAARVVGKLAESTAKPVLAAWLGGASMREGMQILTESGVATYRTPEQAVGAFMTLVDYGRNLQTLYETPKDLPVEFELDRARLRADFVARHCGPHPILSEAVSKDLLEGYGIPTARPRPAADADEAVRIAGELGYPVVIKILSPDITHKTDVGGVALGLEDDAMVRSAFAHMMLAVGEKAPRARIEGVTVQPMIDPRDSLEMILGIKKDATFGTVMMAGMGGVAAELLGDRSLGFPPLNERLARRMLESLKIWPLLQGYRGRPRANVDRLLEVLIRLSYLAADFPEIAELDINPLLVSPRDVVALDARIVIDPALVGRSSEPYSHLALRPYPEKYVARPTLRDGTTVTLRPIKPEDEPLWLAFLASCSKESIYSRFRYFFHWNSHDVATRFCYIDYNREIAIVAEIVEGGERRIIGIGRLIADPDHEEVEYAVLIADAWQKKELGSLLTDYCMEVASRWKLKRIVAQTTTDNRPMISVFEKRGFAIAFDETGTGVRVVKELA; translated from the coding sequence ATGGACAGACATAAACTCGACCGCCTCTTTGACCCCCGCCGCATCGCCCTCATCGGCGTCACGATCAACCCCAATTCCGTGGGCGGCAAAGTCCTCGCCAACCTCGTCGCCGGCGGTTACCGCGGCGTGGTCTATCCCGTGAACCCGGACTCCGAGGCGGTCATGGGCATCCCGTGCTACCCCTCGGTCGCGGCGCTCCCGCGCACACCCGACCTCGCGGTCATTTGCGCGCCGGCGGAGAAAGTCCCCGCGGCCGTGCTCGAATGCGGCCGGGCCGGCATCCTCGGCATCATCATCCTCTCCGCCGGTTTCAAGGAGACCGGCCCCGAGGGGGCGGCGCTGGAGCAGGAGATCCGGGCCGCCCGGCGGCAGTTTCCCGGCATGCGCATCATCGGTCCCAACTGCCTCGGCCTCATTGTCCCCTCGCGCAACCTGAACATCAGTTTCGCCGGCGGGATGCCCCGGGCCGGCAACGTGGCTTTCCTCTCGCAGTCGGGCGCGCTGTGCACCTCGGTGCTCGACTGGGCCATGGAGGGGCGGATCGGTTTCTCCCACTTCGTGTCGATCGGCAACACGATCGACGTTGATTTCGGCGACCTCATTGATTATTTCGGCGCCGACGATTCGACCCGCTCGATCATTTTGTACATTGAGTCGATTGCGCGGGCCCCGCGCTTCATGACCGCCGCGCGCGCGTTCGCGCGCACGAAACCGATCATTGCCTTCAAAGCCGGCCGTTTTCCGGAATCGGCGCAGGTCGCGGCCTCGCACACCGGGGCGCTCGCCTCGGAGGACGCCGTGTACGACGCCGCCTTTCAGCGCATCGGTCTCGCCCGCGTCTACCACCTGGCCAACATTTTCGACTGCGTGCAGCTCATCGGGCGCAACCGCATTCCGACCGGCCCCAACCTGGGCATCGTCACCAACGCCGGCGGCCCGGGCGTGATCGCCGCCGACGCCCTCATCGCGGCCAAGGGGTCGCTCGCCCGGCTCTCCGACGACACCCTGGCGCAGCTCAACGCCGCGCTCCCCTCCTCGTGGTCGCACGGCAACCCGGTCGACATCCTCGGCGACGCGACCTCGAAACGGCTCGAGAAGGCCGCCCAGATTGTGCTCGCCGATCCGGCGGTGGAGGCGCTGCTGGTCATTCTCACGCCGCAGGCGATGACCAACGTCACGGCCGCCGCCCGGGTGGTCGGCAAACTCGCGGAGAGCACGGCCAAGCCGGTTCTCGCCGCCTGGCTCGGCGGCGCCTCCATGCGCGAGGGGATGCAGATTCTCACCGAGAGCGGCGTCGCCACCTACCGCACGCCCGAGCAGGCGGTGGGGGCCTTCATGACCCTCGTCGACTACGGCCGCAACCTGCAGACGCTGTACGAGACCCCGAAAGATCTCCCGGTCGAATTCGAGCTCGACCGGGCGCGGCTGCGCGCCGATTTCGTCGCCCGCCACTGCGGCCCTCATCCGATCCTGTCCGAGGCCGTCTCGAAAGACCTCCTCGAGGGTTACGGCATTCCCACGGCGCGTCCGCGGCCGGCCGCCGACGCCGACGAGGCGGTGCGGATCGCCGGCGAACTCGGCTACCCCGTCGTCATCAAGATACTCTCCCCCGACATCACGCACAAAACCGACGTCGGCGGGGTGGCGCTCGGGCTCGAGGACGACGCCATGGTGCGCAGCGCGTTCGCCCACATGATGCTCGCGGTGGGGGAGAAGGCGCCGCGGGCGCGCATCGAGGGGGTCACAGTCCAGCCGATGATCGACCCGCGCGACAGTCTCGAGATGATTCTCGGGATCAAGAAGGATGCGACGTTCGGGACGGTGATGATGGCGGGGATGGGCGGGGTGGCGGCCGAGCTGCTGGGTGACCGGAGTCTTGGCTTTCCGCCGCTCAACGAGCGGCTCGCCCGCCGCATGCTCGAATCCCTCAAGATCTGGCCGCTCCTCCAGGGCTACCGCGGCCGCCCCAGGGCCAATGTTGACCGCCTTCTCGAAGTCCTCATCCGCCTGTCGTACCTCGCGGCCGATTTCCCCGAGATCGCCGAACTCGACATCAACCCGCTGCTGGTCAGCCCGCGCGACGTGGTCGCGCTCGACGCCCGCATCGTCATCGACCCCGCGCTCGTCGGCCGGTCCTCCGAGCCCTATTCCCACCTCGCCCTGCGCCCCTACCCGGAGAAGTACGTCGCGCGCCCCACGCTCCGCGACGGCACGACGGTTACTCTCCGCCCGATCAAGCCCGAGGACGAACCGCTCTGGCTGGCTTTCCTCGCGAGCTGTTCGAAAGAGTCGATCTACTCCCGCTTCCGCTACTTCTTCCACTGGAATTCGCACGACGTCGCCACCCGCTTCTGCTACATCGACTACAACCGCGAGATCGCCATTGTCGCCGAAATCGTCGAGGGCGGGGAGCGCCGGATCATCGGCATCGGCCGTCTCATCGCCGACCCCGATCACGAGGAGGTGGAGTACGCCGTGCTTATCGCCGACGCCTGGCAGAAGAAGGAGCTCGGCAGCCTCCTGACGGACTACTGCATGGAGGTTGCCTCGCGCTGGAAGCTGAAGCGGATTGTCGCCCAGACCACGACCGACAACCGGCCGATGATTTCGGTGTTCGAGAAGCGCGGTTTCGCCATCGCTTTCGACGAAACCGGCACCGGCGTGCGAGTGGTGAAGGAGCTGGCCTAG
- a CDS encoding cation:dicarboxylase symporter family transporter has product MSPQTNRKILYGMLAGVLLGAVAGFVIPDVMLAIAVIGRLFVNALQILLLPLIPALIIVGVAGLAHAPRVTRAAASTVLYFLATTLAAVVIGTVLVLLIQPGRGAQLTGAFVPDMVNRARAAVLPDVFASFIPDNLVAALGAGQYLGLVVLSLVFAGIVAAMGARARVVVDFFKAIADISLEAVNLVIYAAPVGLFVLVGSAIARNPEAIGSLGGNLAWLMLTFLLGLLLHGLVVLPVLLQFLGKRNPLAYGATTAPALTTAFGTASSAAALPITYRNVVEEGGVDARAGALVLPLGASMNANGTALYLTIAALFTAQLYSVPLSIVQLIAIPLLAVILSLGTASITGGALFALAVLFAALNYPTEAYNAIGLLVVVDWLFDRGRAALNVWGDMVGAAVISESFEFKTARSTRGITTPERAPVRRERGAGRRERPPREHQTTEGGRDSRRPPREPREGDRRGGRGRDRDHGRKPERTPQDQPPRRESEPRPAATTKQESRPASPPQAEPSRGQQRRERPEPPRQPKRESERPAPPEQRPRPPAIPTGGETPAPDRGRPAAPVTPPLREADRRPSREPAPPVEPPAPREPARETAPDVPVPEIRRRPLPIEVRAAQRPDDRPGATPPAEAPAPESPVRAEAPRREFAPEPPPPPPIWRPAEPAEPKTDKSDDEFVPDAPATEPRLREILASLAASRERLDVESADAEGEDSDEKEGPGEPEPEFRPASFGRGRARHGLRPSDQTQPPEPETPEPTDRKDGYDVSAVPSFGRARRKRTR; this is encoded by the coding sequence ATGAGCCCACAAACCAATCGTAAGATCCTCTACGGCATGCTGGCCGGGGTGCTCCTCGGCGCCGTAGCGGGATTCGTCATTCCCGACGTGATGCTGGCGATCGCCGTGATCGGCCGTCTGTTCGTCAACGCCCTCCAGATTCTCCTGCTGCCGCTCATCCCGGCGCTCATCATTGTCGGTGTCGCCGGTCTCGCCCACGCCCCCCGGGTCACCCGCGCCGCCGCCTCGACGGTGCTGTATTTTCTCGCGACGACTCTCGCCGCGGTTGTCATCGGCACTGTCCTCGTTCTCCTCATTCAGCCGGGCCGCGGCGCCCAGCTAACCGGCGCCTTTGTTCCCGACATGGTCAACCGGGCGCGCGCGGCGGTCTTGCCCGACGTGTTCGCCTCGTTCATTCCGGACAATCTCGTGGCCGCTCTCGGCGCCGGGCAGTACCTCGGCCTGGTCGTGCTGTCGCTGGTGTTCGCCGGCATAGTGGCGGCCATGGGGGCCCGCGCCCGGGTCGTCGTCGATTTCTTCAAAGCCATCGCCGATATCAGCCTCGAGGCAGTCAACCTCGTGATCTACGCGGCCCCGGTCGGCCTGTTCGTGCTGGTCGGTTCCGCCATCGCCCGCAATCCGGAAGCGATCGGCAGCCTGGGCGGCAATCTCGCCTGGCTGATGCTCACTTTCCTGCTCGGCCTGCTCCTGCACGGACTGGTGGTCCTGCCGGTATTGCTGCAATTCCTCGGCAAGCGCAACCCGCTCGCCTACGGCGCGACCACCGCGCCGGCGCTGACGACCGCATTCGGCACCGCCTCATCGGCGGCCGCCCTCCCCATCACCTACCGGAACGTGGTCGAAGAGGGCGGGGTGGACGCTCGGGCCGGCGCGCTCGTGCTCCCGCTGGGGGCCTCGATGAACGCCAACGGCACGGCCCTCTACCTGACCATTGCGGCGTTGTTCACCGCGCAGTTGTACAGCGTCCCGCTAAGCATCGTGCAGCTCATCGCCATTCCTCTCCTCGCCGTCATCCTCTCGCTCGGCACGGCCTCCATCACCGGCGGGGCGCTTTTTGCGCTGGCCGTTCTCTTCGCCGCGCTCAATTACCCGACCGAGGCGTACAATGCGATCGGCCTGCTCGTGGTGGTGGACTGGCTTTTCGACCGCGGCCGGGCCGCTCTCAACGTGTGGGGGGACATGGTCGGAGCCGCGGTGATCAGCGAATCATTCGAATTCAAGACCGCCCGGTCGACCCGTGGGATCACGACGCCCGAACGGGCGCCCGTTCGGCGGGAGCGCGGCGCCGGCCGCCGCGAGCGCCCGCCGCGCGAACATCAGACCACCGAGGGCGGCCGCGACAGCCGCCGGCCGCCGCGCGAGCCGCGCGAAGGTGACCGCCGCGGCGGACGCGGGCGCGACCGCGACCACGGCCGCAAACCGGAGCGCACCCCGCAGGACCAGCCTCCGCGCAGAGAATCGGAACCCAGACCGGCCGCAACGACCAAGCAGGAATCGCGGCCGGCATCGCCGCCCCAAGCCGAGCCGAGCCGAGGGCAGCAGCGGCGCGAGCGCCCCGAGCCGCCGCGCCAGCCGAAACGGGAAAGCGAGCGTCCGGCTCCGCCCGAACAGCGCCCCAGACCTCCGGCCATACCGACCGGCGGTGAGACGCCGGCGCCCGACCGCGGCCGCCCCGCCGCCCCGGTGACGCCCCCGCTGCGCGAGGCCGACCGTCGTCCAAGCCGCGAACCGGCCCCGCCCGTCGAGCCGCCCGCACCTCGCGAGCCTGCCCGGGAAACCGCCCCCGATGTTCCGGTACCCGAAATCCGCCGCCGGCCACTCCCGATCGAAGTGCGCGCCGCGCAGCGTCCCGATGACCGGCCCGGCGCAACCCCTCCCGCCGAGGCGCCCGCGCCCGAGTCACCTGTGCGGGCCGAGGCTCCCCGGCGCGAATTCGCCCCGGAGCCGCCTCCCCCTCCGCCCATCTGGAGGCCTGCAGAACCGGCGGAGCCGAAGACCGACAAGTCCGACGATGAGTTCGTCCCCGATGCCCCCGCCACGGAGCCCCGCCTTCGCGAGATCCTCGCCAGTCTGGCCGCCTCGCGCGAGCGGCTCGATGTGGAGTCGGCCGACGCCGAGGGAGAGGACTCCGACGAGAAGGAAGGACCGGGGGAGCCGGAGCCGGAATTCCGGCCGGCGTCCTTCGGGCGCGGGCGCGCGCGCCATGGACTTCGCCCCTCCGACCAGACGCAGCCGCCGGAACCAGAGACTCCCGAACCGACGGACCGCAAGGATGGCTATGACGTGAGTGCGGTTCCCTCGTTCGGGCGAGCGCGGAGGAAGCGGACGCGTTGA
- a CDS encoding PQQ-binding-like beta-propeller repeat protein yields the protein MNTRRYRTAVTALSLALLLVCAGAAAQEPAGRTAEMRNKVDGLLWIGDSILIAVDYGGFVNKTAKMQAFRVTDMAELWYTEVPVGNRLRFEGALWVNPAAGVMYLGHGPFSALDLRDGRVLWSIPYDDIGFVHRVEMGTERLLVLGSKTKSGFRIGLPTSPENAERAAQRAGTGGEHLDDPILFAVNRQSGEIAWQYPFEPGKMHKKKKTDFWSATKITYEVREPTQLYVIAADGSAGELTMAEGNVIVQAKHVASLDLATGQERWKIKEDFNGAPVFAEDRILVIKEDRLVALNPADGSELWRSKDKVKSAWPSPDPFLVLEGKIVVNSGGKLRVLDPATGAETLKSQKDIGDYTIFSLLLDESTPLCVFPGKYDLSKDGYTENYRLCCLSLADGSLRWQFEKGKEFQSCDLGPGGCIQVIDKERLWRLDPATGKILCECKLGDAVVLADVPAPTLLGNDGLRCFTPDGKKEAWRYKVKLSDEGVGDAFYTASTLVMPTKKAGIQAIDPNSGTLKWSIEAEKSGLFAASESLTHIALATDKELRVVELKM from the coding sequence ATGAACACGAGAAGATATCGAACCGCGGTGACGGCGCTGAGTCTGGCGCTCCTTCTGGTGTGCGCCGGCGCCGCCGCCCAGGAACCCGCCGGCCGGACGGCGGAGATGCGCAACAAAGTGGACGGCCTGCTGTGGATTGGCGACAGTATCCTCATCGCCGTCGACTACGGCGGATTCGTCAACAAGACCGCGAAGATGCAGGCCTTTCGCGTGACCGATATGGCCGAGCTGTGGTACACGGAGGTGCCTGTCGGCAACCGCCTGCGGTTCGAAGGGGCGCTGTGGGTGAATCCCGCGGCAGGTGTGATGTATCTCGGCCACGGACCCTTCTCGGCGCTCGACCTGCGCGATGGACGGGTTCTCTGGTCGATCCCCTACGACGATATCGGGTTTGTCCACCGCGTCGAGATGGGGACCGAACGCCTGCTCGTGCTGGGGTCGAAAACCAAGTCCGGCTTCCGCATCGGATTGCCCACCTCGCCCGAGAACGCCGAGCGCGCGGCCCAGCGCGCCGGCACCGGCGGCGAACACCTCGATGACCCGATTCTCTTCGCCGTGAACCGGCAGTCGGGCGAGATCGCCTGGCAGTATCCCTTCGAGCCGGGGAAGATGCACAAAAAGAAGAAGACCGATTTCTGGTCGGCCACCAAGATCACCTACGAAGTGCGGGAGCCCACCCAGCTCTATGTCATCGCGGCGGACGGAAGCGCGGGCGAATTGACCATGGCGGAGGGGAACGTCATCGTCCAGGCCAAACACGTCGCCAGCCTCGACTTGGCCACCGGGCAGGAGCGGTGGAAGATCAAGGAGGACTTCAACGGCGCGCCGGTCTTCGCCGAGGACCGCATCCTCGTGATCAAGGAGGACCGTCTGGTGGCGCTGAACCCGGCCGACGGGTCGGAGTTGTGGCGGAGCAAGGACAAAGTGAAGAGCGCCTGGCCATCGCCCGATCCCTTCCTGGTTCTCGAGGGGAAAATCGTCGTGAATTCCGGCGGCAAGCTGCGGGTGCTCGATCCGGCCACGGGCGCGGAGACGCTCAAGAGCCAGAAAGACATCGGCGACTACACCATCTTCTCGCTTTTGCTCGACGAGTCGACTCCGCTCTGCGTGTTTCCGGGCAAGTACGACCTGAGCAAGGACGGGTACACCGAGAACTACCGTCTCTGCTGCCTGTCGCTCGCCGATGGATCGCTCCGCTGGCAGTTCGAGAAGGGGAAGGAGTTCCAGAGCTGCGACCTCGGTCCGGGCGGCTGCATCCAGGTGATCGACAAGGAGCGGCTGTGGCGGCTCGACCCCGCGACCGGCAAGATCCTGTGCGAGTGCAAACTCGGCGATGCCGTCGTCCTGGCCGACGTCCCGGCGCCGACCCTGCTTGGCAACGACGGCCTCAGGTGCTTCACGCCCGACGGCAAGAAGGAGGCGTGGCGATACAAGGTGAAGCTGTCCGACGAAGGGGTGGGGGACGCTTTCTACACGGCCTCGACGCTCGTGATGCCCACCAAGAAGGCGGGGATTCAGGCGATTGACCCGAACTCCGGGACGCTCAAGTGGAGCATTGAGGCAGAGAAGTCGGGGCTGTTTGCGGCCTCGGAGTCGCTGACGCACATCGCGCTGGCGACCGACAAAGAGCTGAGGGTGGTGGAGCTCAAAATGTGA
- a CDS encoding YifB family Mg chelatase-like AAA ATPase, with translation MLAKIFSASTFGVDAYTVEVEADIQQQLPAFVTVGLPDGAVRESKERVTSAIKNSDFVFPAKRVTINLAPADIKKEGSAFDLPIAVGIFAATGQILRDRFDEYVMLGELSLDGALRAVPGVLPMAMNFHTGNGIKGIIVPKDNAREAAMADSVPVYPVDSLKDVIAFLEDESSIAPFKVDIESVFNEAYRYAIDFADVKGQEAAKRALEVAAAGGHNIIMIGPPGSGKTMLARRVPTILPDLTIEEALETTKIHSVAGRLPTGAALIATRPFRSPHHSISYAGLVGGGAVPKPGEVSLAHHGVLFLDELPEFKKDILEMLRQPMEDNEVTISRASTTITYPAGFMLVAAMNPCPCGYFGDPSHECNCSSSEIQRYMARISGPLMDRIDIHITVPSVNFKDLSSETCGEKSTVIRARVNRARQRQIARFEEEKRIFCNAHMESKDIRKYCLIDDKSQALLATAITRQGLSARAYDRILKVARTIADLGDSDHIDLGHIAEAIHYRTLDRQLWM, from the coding sequence GTGCTTGCCAAGATCTTCTCGGCATCAACCTTCGGGGTCGACGCCTATACGGTCGAGGTCGAGGCGGACATTCAGCAGCAATTGCCCGCTTTTGTCACCGTCGGTCTGCCCGATGGCGCGGTGCGCGAGTCCAAAGAACGCGTCACCTCAGCCATCAAGAACTCCGATTTCGTGTTTCCCGCCAAGCGCGTCACGATCAATCTCGCCCCGGCCGACATCAAGAAAGAAGGCTCTGCTTTCGACCTGCCGATCGCGGTCGGCATTTTCGCGGCCACCGGCCAGATACTCCGCGACCGGTTCGACGAATACGTCATGCTCGGCGAGCTCTCGCTCGATGGTGCGCTGCGCGCTGTTCCCGGCGTGCTCCCCATGGCCATGAACTTCCACACCGGCAACGGGATCAAAGGGATCATTGTCCCCAAGGACAACGCCCGCGAGGCGGCCATGGCCGACAGCGTCCCCGTCTACCCGGTCGATTCGCTCAAAGACGTCATCGCCTTCCTCGAGGACGAGTCCTCGATCGCCCCGTTCAAGGTCGACATCGAGTCGGTCTTCAACGAAGCCTACCGGTATGCGATCGACTTTGCCGATGTCAAGGGCCAGGAGGCGGCCAAGCGGGCCCTGGAGGTGGCCGCGGCCGGCGGCCACAACATTATCATGATCGGCCCTCCCGGGTCGGGCAAGACCATGCTGGCGCGCCGCGTACCGACCATCCTGCCCGACCTCACCATCGAAGAAGCCTTGGAGACCACCAAGATTCATTCGGTCGCCGGCCGCCTGCCCACCGGCGCCGCCCTCATCGCCACCCGCCCGTTTCGCTCGCCGCACCATTCGATTTCCTACGCCGGTCTCGTGGGCGGGGGAGCCGTCCCCAAACCGGGCGAAGTCTCTCTCGCTCACCACGGCGTGCTGTTTCTCGATGAACTCCCCGAATTCAAGAAAGACATCCTCGAAATGCTGCGCCAGCCGATGGAGGACAACGAGGTGACTATCTCGCGTGCGAGCACCACGATCACCTACCCGGCCGGGTTCATGCTCGTGGCCGCCATGAACCCCTGCCCCTGCGGCTATTTCGGCGACCCGAGCCACGAGTGCAACTGCTCCTCGAGCGAGATTCAGCGCTACATGGCGCGCATCTCGGGACCGCTCATGGACCGCATCGACATCCACATCACCGTCCCGTCGGTGAATTTCAAAGACCTCTCCTCGGAGACCTGCGGCGAGAAATCGACTGTCATCCGGGCCCGGGTCAACCGCGCCCGCCAGCGCCAGATTGCCCGGTTCGAGGAGGAGAAACGGATCTTCTGCAACGCCCACATGGAGTCGAAGGATATCCGGAAGTACTGCCTGATCGACGACAAGTCGCAGGCGCTCTTGGCGACCGCGATCACGCGCCAGGGGCTGTCGGCCCGGGCCTATGACCGCATTCTGAAAGTCGCGCGGACGATCGCCGATCTTGGCGACAGCGACCACATCGACCTTGGCCACATCGCGGAGGCGATTCACTACCGGACCCTCGACCGGCAGTTGTGGATGTGA
- a CDS encoding sigma-54-dependent Fis family transcriptional regulator, translating to MGEPLNGAAGAVTADVLVADDESAFRSAFGQMLKNRGYRVAMATDPEEAIATVRRRRFDLVTLDLEWQFSDQTGIDILGRIRKIDPHLPVIIITGHATLETAKQATRLGAYDYLEKMTDREKTLLVVRNAVEAGRLKRAVQQAIDERSKNCEIVGLSRGIQEVREAIAQFGPRDVTVLIEGETGCGKELVARQLHLQSPRRSEPMVTVGGGELSRDLGQDVLYGHTPEAFTGSSRDRGGFVQAADRSTLFLDDISDLPPAMQPLFLRFLETGDYMKLGTDDRQSADVRVIAATNQNLAGLVEQGKFRADLYYRLKVATIAIPPLRERREDIPLLVNHFAAQQSTRLYGRDVSFHPDCHDLFLGREWPGNVRELRNAVIAILCRAANKEVVEPADVQRVLAEEAGGGGAPLMTLRDMESSFRRQCVVRALVAAGGNVTRAAETLGIDRSHLYRLIAEFDLGQYARQLNV from the coding sequence ATGGGCGAGCCGCTCAATGGAGCAGCCGGGGCCGTAACGGCCGATGTGCTGGTGGCCGACGACGAATCGGCGTTCCGGAGCGCATTCGGCCAGATGCTCAAAAACCGCGGCTACCGTGTGGCGATGGCGACCGACCCGGAGGAGGCGATCGCGACAGTCCGGCGACGGCGGTTCGACCTGGTCACCCTCGACCTGGAGTGGCAATTCAGCGATCAGACGGGTATCGACATTCTCGGACGGATCCGCAAAATCGATCCCCACCTGCCGGTCATCATCATCACCGGGCACGCGACGCTCGAGACGGCCAAGCAGGCCACGCGCCTCGGGGCGTACGATTACCTGGAGAAAATGACCGACCGGGAGAAAACCCTCCTCGTGGTTCGCAACGCGGTGGAGGCCGGCCGGCTCAAACGGGCGGTCCAGCAGGCCATCGACGAGCGCAGCAAAAACTGCGAGATTGTCGGCCTCAGCCGGGGGATCCAGGAGGTGCGCGAGGCGATCGCGCAGTTCGGCCCGCGCGACGTCACGGTGCTGATCGAAGGGGAAACCGGGTGCGGCAAGGAATTGGTGGCGCGCCAGCTCCACCTCCAGAGCCCGCGGCGCAGCGAGCCGATGGTGACGGTCGGCGGAGGGGAACTGAGCCGGGACCTCGGGCAGGATGTGCTCTACGGCCACACGCCCGAAGCCTTCACCGGTTCCAGCCGCGACCGCGGCGGGTTCGTCCAGGCGGCCGATCGCTCGACCCTGTTTCTCGACGACATCAGCGACCTCCCACCCGCCATGCAGCCGCTCTTCCTCCGCTTTCTGGAGACCGGCGACTACATGAAACTCGGAACCGACGACCGTCAGTCGGCCGATGTCCGGGTGATCGCGGCCACCAACCAGAATCTGGCCGGCCTGGTGGAGCAGGGGAAGTTTCGGGCTGATCTCTACTACCGGCTGAAAGTGGCGACCATCGCCATTCCGCCGCTGCGGGAGCGGCGCGAGGATATCCCTCTGCTGGTGAACCACTTCGCAGCCCAGCAGTCGACGCGGCTGTACGGGCGCGACGTATCGTTCCACCCGGACTGCCACGACCTGTTCCTGGGCCGGGAGTGGCCGGGCAACGTCCGCGAACTGCGCAACGCCGTAATCGCGATTCTGTGCCGCGCGGCCAACAAGGAGGTCGTGGAGCCGGCCGATGTCCAGCGGGTGCTCGCCGAAGAAGCCGGCGGGGGAGGCGCGCCGCTCATGACCCTGCGCGACATGGAGAGCAGTTTCCGGCGTCAGTGCGTGGTGCGGGCGCTGGTGGCGGCCGGCGGGAATGTCACCCGGGCCGCGGAAACGCTCGGGATCGACCGCTCGCACCTGTACCGGCTGATCGCCGAATTCGATCTCGGCCAGTATGCCCGCCAGCTCAATGTCTAG
- a CDS encoding replication-associated recombination protein A — protein sequence MDFFDHTGQSDDPEVPRETDRNIPLADRMRPRTFDEFVGQESVVGPGKPLRKAIEEDRVSSIIFWGPPGSGKTTLAALIARATRGQFVPFSAVTSSIKDVKEVLTKAGNYYRMSGHRTYVFIDEIHRFNKAQQDAFLPYVEKGDIVLIGATTENPSFEVNSALLSRMRVYALDRLSPEGIRGVARRALEDAGRGLGEMRLTVDEEALDFLAAAADGDARRGLSLLEAAATYVGQGGAITAAVLRDIHQKGALVYDKAGEEHYNLISALHKSIRGGDPDASLYWLARMLESGEDPLYIVRRLIRFATEDIGLADPYALTLALNARDTFHFLGSPEGELGIAMAVIYMACAPKSNAAYVAFDRAKADAAEKGSLPVPLHIRNAPTRLMKDLGYGKGYQYAHDFTDGLTDQEHFPDELAGTRYYEPKGAGREAKMREYLDKYRAFRARGDKPSKS from the coding sequence ATGGATTTCTTCGACCATACCGGTCAATCGGACGACCCGGAGGTCCCGCGGGAGACCGACCGAAACATCCCGCTGGCCGATCGCATGCGGCCCCGGACATTCGACGAGTTCGTCGGACAGGAGAGCGTAGTCGGGCCGGGGAAACCGCTGCGCAAGGCGATTGAGGAAGACCGGGTCAGTTCGATCATCTTCTGGGGACCGCCGGGAAGCGGCAAGACGACGCTGGCGGCGCTGATCGCCCGCGCCACCAGGGGACAGTTCGTGCCGTTCTCGGCCGTGACCTCGTCGATCAAGGATGTCAAGGAGGTGCTCACCAAGGCGGGCAATTACTACCGGATGTCGGGGCACCGCACCTACGTCTTCATCGACGAAATCCACCGATTCAATAAAGCCCAGCAGGATGCCTTCCTGCCGTATGTCGAGAAGGGGGATATCGTGCTGATCGGGGCGACCACCGAGAATCCCTCGTTCGAGGTCAACTCGGCTCTGTTGTCGCGGATGCGGGTCTACGCGCTCGACCGGCTGTCGCCGGAAGGGATCCGCGGAGTGGCGCGCCGGGCGCTGGAGGACGCCGGGCGGGGGCTGGGGGAGATGCGCCTGACGGTCGATGAGGAGGCGCTCGATTTCCTCGCGGCGGCCGCCGACGGCGACGCGCGGCGGGGGCTGTCGCTGCTCGAGGCGGCGGCGACCTATGTCGGCCAGGGCGGCGCCATCACCGCCGCTGTGCTCCGCGACATCCACCAGAAGGGAGCGCTGGTGTACGACAAGGCGGGGGAGGAGCACTACAACCTCATTTCCGCGCTCCACAAGTCGATCCGGGGGGGCGACCCGGATGCCTCCCTGTACTGGCTGGCGCGCATGCTCGAGTCGGGCGAGGATCCGCTCTACATCGTGCGGCGGCTGATTCGGTTCGCGACCGAGGATATCGGACTGGCCGACCCCTATGCCCTGACGCTGGCGCTCAATGCGCGCGACACTTTCCATTTTCTCGGTTCGCCGGAGGGGGAACTGGGAATTGCCATGGCTGTGATCTACATGGCCTGCGCGCCCAAATCCAACGCCGCCTATGTGGCGTTTGACCGGGCCAAGGCCGATGCGGCCGAAAAGGGATCGCTGCCCGTCCCCCTGCACATCCGCAACGCCCCGACCCGCCTGATGAAAGACCTCGGCTACGGCAAGGGCTACCAGTACGCCCATGACTTCACCGACGGGCTGACCGACCAGGAGCATTTCCCCGACGAACTGGCGGGGACACGCTACTACGAGCCGAAAGGCGCGGGACGGGAGGCCAAGATGCGAGAGTACCTGGACAAGTACCGGGCGTTTCGGGCCCGCGGCGACAAACCCTCGAAGTCCTAG